A region from the Mya arenaria isolate MELC-2E11 chromosome 2, ASM2691426v1 genome encodes:
- the LOC128205954 gene encoding uncharacterized protein LOC128205954, with the protein MGNTKSLPVKSEKTVKSYIRRRFGVQCDKLDESLVKLLEEDFTENSTKRKQQNNEQKRKQSIVLRLRKKLGQRSDESKSEESIALLAEDDTDNFAYHNEAFCDDVESCERDVVHVENIETTPCKPMVLHARKVEDEGETKDKDFTISPNLDSKNDEIASKWANLKFEAGQGDGQHEVMVEDPSNIQFPADELVETDKEEKKTIEHADQGTTEVPDKIQPNDVKDQTVEEDKKTPEDSDAETTEAIQIQFPTDEIVETDDEEEKTIEHADTGTTEVPDKIQPNVENDETVEEDKKTPEDSDAEATEANQIQLPIDEKDEFVEEDKKIPESSDAETTEVPFQIKLSTDDKDERVETAEEKKMVERNTETTVVEENMNNCSVENAPTPIYNSDNSKTGYRTEKDMNEYDEEEAADNDEYAMTYKDEHERKRVEFIASVWDKLLIQPGKENETVELIVFPKMKQRLNCYPVTEESDEDPEKEDEDTIVGKVMEKALERNEDETTTVDGDKLEIANQEHSQDSASLQPDESAEKVTDSQVVPFHITAVKKYGGISHIQQIKKENALQLKRLKDIKASSVIRKISETRKSPRKVAEVASTIAKNEAIKKSESLLSFEAHEMEANEEEDFGPSTSQPDDDALNNENGIEDAIYEKKYAPMQSSESSKTPKTYQAVPFQITPLKKYGSISQMEKVKKENAIRLKRLRNVTASSTVRETVKQKSPRKAMMSAASISEKNAAENKDYGPSTSQQCNDDLGPEDDEDQGEKEFSDEETKSERKLQAYEHSEIVKEPGAMPFHITSVNTLESISYLEKIVRENDIQLKLLRSEKARRDAQKSFDVKQSPRKCLKSSVNITSHEATEDPEKARSFADYDKNAAENQKYGSYTSQPYYGAFQNDAYSCEGDNSGDQEADETRHERKLPKADDPGLIPFHITPLKKYGGLSHMEQIKKENAIRLKRLRNVKASSTVQRYRGESLKALSVQSPLPFTRRMRPKIRTMDPLMMRRAMNLAMMSLIKIQYQRYVEEEGNEPMDFSPKNEEDCPNSLAAWKTSARNYNYNEYAAGNSKEIKYGSVQHFNQMKKQNSMQQKRLNNVSNKIDSWKPESMRNIPVSQKSMQYGSVDHFRKIKEDNARRNQKLTKVKSKLETWNEANQGSINSIQRKDDWRPVVNPKEFGSVAHYHQSKMKYQKQSKCLNQVKSKISTWQPKEKMTALRMPRQVVPANNEHVKSLKMSIRNATSKINSRREMTKTDKGQAPSWSRYMTPSTNVNQNAIIRCLERKKQIAKAT; encoded by the exons ATGGGAAACACAAAAAGTTTGCCAGTAAAAAGTGAGAAAACAGTCAAGTCGTACATACGTCGACGGTTTGGCGTGCAGTGCGACAAACTTGACGAGAGTTTGGTGAAACTATTGGAAGAAGATTTCACTGAAAACTCAACCAAACGCAAACAACAGAACAACGAGCAAAAGCGAAAGCAGA gCATTGTACTGCGACTGCGAAAGAAGCTCGGTCAGCGATCAGATGAGAGCAAGTCTGAAGAGTCCATTGCTCTCCTTGCTGAGGATGACACAGACAACTTTGCCTACCACAACGAGGCCTTTTGTGATGATGTCGAAAGCTGTGAGCGTGATGTTGTGCATGTTGAGAACATTGAGACTACTCCATGCAAGCCCATGGTCCTCCAT gCCAGAAAAGTTGAAGATGAAGGTGAAACTAAAGATAAAGATTTCACCATTTCCCCTAACTTGGATTCCAAGAATGATGAGATTGCCAGCAAATGGGCCAACCTGAAATTTGAAGCTGGTCAAGGTGATGGCCAGCATGAGGTTATGGTTGAAGATCCTTCCAACATCCAGTTCCCCGCTGATGAACTTGTTGAAACTGataaagaagaaaagaagacaATTGAGCATGCTGATCAAGGAACAACAGAAGTGCCTGACAAAATTCAGCCCAATGATGTAAAAGATCAAACAGTTGAGGAAGACAAGAAAACCCCAGAGGATTCTGATGCAGAAACCACAGAAGCAATTCAAATTCAGTTCCCCACTGATGAAATTGTTGAAACTGATGATGAAGAAGAAAAGACAATTGAGCATGCTGATACAGGGACAACAGAAGTGCCTGACAAAATTCAGccaaatgttgaaaatgatgaaaCAGTTGAGGAAGACAAGAAAACCCCAGAGGATTCTGATGCAGAAGCCACAGAAGCAAATCAAATTCAGTTACCCATTGATGAAAAAGATGAATTTGTTGAGGAAGACAAGAAAATCCCAGAAAGTTCTGATGCAGAGACAACAGAAGTTCCTTTCCAAATTAAGTTATCAACTGATGACAAAGATGAGAGAGTTGAGACTgcagaagaaaagaaaatggttGAGCGCAATACAGAGACAACAGTAGTTGAAGAGAATATGAACAACTGTtctgttgaaaatgctccaacacCCATATACAATTCTGACAATAGCAAGACTGGTTACAGAACAGAGAAGGACATGAATGAATATGATGAAGAGGAAGCTGCAGACAATGATGAATATGCAATGACCTACAAAGATGAACATGAAAGGAAAAGGGTTGAGTTTATTGCATCTGTGTGGGACAAACTGCTAATACAACCaggaaaagaaaatgaaactgTTGAGCTTATTGTCTTTCCCAAAATGAAGCAGAGACTTAATTGTTATCCTGTTACCGAGGAAAGCGATGAAGATCCAGAGAAAGAAGACGAGGACACTATTGTTGGAAAAGTAATGGAAAAGGCACTGGAAAGAAATGAAGATGAAACCACCACTGTTGATGGTGACAAACTTGAGATTGCCAATCAAGAACATAGCCAAGATTCAGCTTCACTGCAACCAGACGAGAGTGCAGAGAAAGTCACAGACAGCCAGGTTGTTCCATTTCACATCACTGCGGTGAAAAAGTATGGCGGTATTTCTCACATTCAGCAGATAAAAAAAGAGAACGCCTTGCAGTTAAAGCGGCTTAAAGATATCAAGGCAAGTTCTGTAATCAGAAAGATTAGTGAAACAAGAAAAAGCCCACGAAAAGTGGCTGAGGTTGCAAGCACCATAGCAAAAAATGAGGCCATTAAGAAGTCTGAGAGTTTGCTGTCGTTTGAGGCTCATGAAATGGAGGCCAATGAAGAGGAGGACTTTGGACCTTCAACTAGTCAGCCAGACGATGATGccttaaataatgaaaatggaATTGAAGATgcaatatatgagaagaaatATGCTCCCATGCAATCAAGTGAAAGTTCCAAGACACCAAAGACCTACCAAGCGGTGCCATTCCAAATCACGCCGTTGAAGAAGTATGGAAGTATTTCCCAAATGGAGAAAGTAAAGAAGGAGAATGCCATTCGCTTGAAGCGTCTCAGAAATGTTACGGCCAGCTCTACCGTCAGAGAAACAGTTAAACAGAAAAGTCCTAGGAAGGCAATGATGTCTGCTGCTAGCATTTCTGAGAAAAATGCTGCTGAAAACAAGGACTATGGACCTTCCACTAGCCAACAATGCAATGATGACTTAGGTCCTGAAGATGATGAGGACCAAGGTGAAAAGGAATTTTCAGATGAAGAGACTAAATCTGAAAGAAAGTTGCAAGCATATGAACATTCTGAGATAGTAAAGGAACCTGGTGCCATGCCTTTCCATATCACCTCAGTGAATACACTTGAAAGTATTTCTTATTTGGAGAAGATTGTTAGGGAAAACGATATACAATTGAAACTGCTCAGGAGTGAAAAGGCAAGACGTGATGCGCAGAAGTCATTTGATGTCAAACAAAGCCCAAGGAAGTGTTTGAAATCCTCTGTAAACATAACCAGTCATGAGGCCACTGAAGACCCAGAGAAAGCAAGGTCCTTTGCAGACTATGACAAGAATGCCGCTGAAAACCAGAAATATGGATCTTACACAAGTCAACCATACTATGGCGCCTTCCAGAATGATGCCTACAGTTGTGAAGGTGATAACAGCGGAGACCAGGAAGCAGATGAAACTAGACATGAAAGAAAACTGCCAAAAGCAGATGACCCTGGTCTGATTCCTTTTCACATCACACCATTGAAGAAGTATGGTGGCCTATCACACATGGAGCAAATAAAGAAGGAAAATGCAATTCGGTTGAAGCGGCTGAGAAATGTAAAGGCAAGCTCTACTGTTCAAAG GTATCGAGGAGAATCTCTGAAAGCCCTGAGCGTGCAAAGTCCTTTGCCGTTTACCAGAAGAATGCGGCCGAAAATCAGGACTATGGACCCTCTTATGATGAGAAGGGCAATGAATTTGGCCATGATGAGTTTGATCAA AATTCAGTACCAGAGGTATGTTGAAGAGGAAGGAAATGAGCCAATGGACTTCAGCCCTAAAAATGAAGAGGACTGCCCAAACTCTCTTGCTGCCTGGAAAACATCTGCAAGGAACTACAATTACAATGAATATGCTGCAGGTAATTCAAAGGAGATAAAATATGGATCTGTGCAGCACTTCAATCAAATGAAGAAACAGAACTCCATGCAGCAAAAGCGTTTgaataatgtttcaaacaaaattgattCCTGGAAGCCAGAGTCAATGAGAAACATACCAGTGTCGCAGAAATCAATGCAATATGGTTCAGTTGACCACTTCCGAAAGATAAAGGAGGACAATGCAAGGAGAAATCAAAAGCTGACCAAAGTTAAATCAAAACTGGAAACTTGGAATGAGGCTAACCAAGGCAGTATCAATTCTATCCAGAGGAAGGATGATTGGAGACCAGTGGTTAACCCAAAAGAGTTTGGATCAGTTGCGCACTACCATCAGTCGAAGATGAAATATCAGAAACAATCGAAATGTCTCAACCAGGTGAAGTCCAAAATAAGCACCTGGCAACCAAAGGAGAAAATGACGGCGCTAAGGATGCCACGGCAAGTCGTACCGGCAAACAATGAGCATGTCAAGTCACTCAAGATGTCGATTAGAAATGCGACCTCCAAAATCAACTCCAGAAGAGAAATGACGAAGACGGACAAGGGGCAGGCACCGTCCTGGAGTCGTTACATGACACCATCAACAAATGTGAACCAGAACGCCATCATTAGATGCTTGGAAAGAAAGAAGCAGATTGCCAAG GCTACCTAA